Proteins found in one Penaeus vannamei isolate JL-2024 chromosome 43, ASM4276789v1, whole genome shotgun sequence genomic segment:
- the LOC113828344 gene encoding enoyl-CoA delta isomerase 2 isoform X2, with protein sequence MTTLHRWHTLYRRVHHAQIAARLLPSYTWELKSKIMDKDNHTLLQHSTRWMSSAPPGVPTADSSRYEHLLVTLHEGVRTITFNRPEKKNALNEKMFDETVIALQEAADDPNTIITVTTGSGNVFTAGNDKSNFRTLTMAQIRDLLIRYMGAFVDFPKPLVAVVNGAAVGAGSSLLPLYDAVYATEKAVFFTPFSALGITAEGCSTYTFPKIMGPGQTTEMLLFNKRFSAAEAYKVGLVTEVFPDATFHQEVQQRLQSMAKLPLKSLVYSKALTRDIHKEALHKVNVAECQRVTERLVAMNMPDKEGYQEFVMSDCDGKA encoded by the exons ATGACTACACTACATCGGTGGCACACGTTATATAG GAGGGTACACCATGCCCAAATTGCAGCAAGATTGCTGCCCTCATACACCTGGGAATTGAAGTCCAAGATTATGGATAAGGATAACCACACTCTTCTGCAGCACTCGACCAGGTGGATGTCCAGCGCCCCTCCTGGAGTCCCCACAGCAGACAGCTCTCGCTATGAACACCTCCTTGTCACACTCCATGAAGGTGTCAGGACTATCACCTTCAACAGGCCTGAGAAGAAGAATGCACTTAATGAGAAG ATGTTTGATGAAACTGTTATTGCCTTGCAAGAGGCTGCTGATGATCCCAATACCATTATCACAGTGACAACAGGTTCTGGAAATGTGTTCACGGCAGGGAACGATAAGAGTAACTTTCGAACTTTGACTATGGCTCAAATAAGGGACCTTCTCATCAG ATACATGGGAGCTTTTGTTGATTTTCCAAAACCTCTTGTGGCTGTGGTCAATGGAGCAGCTGTTGGTGCAGGCTCTAGCTTGCTGCCACTTTACGATGCTGTTTATGCCACAGAAAAG GCTGTCTTCTTCACACCCTTCTCGGCACTGGGCATCACTGCTGAAGGCTGCTCTACATATACCTTCCCGAAGATTATGGGTCCAGGACAAACTACAGAAATGTTGTTGTTTAACAAAAGG TTTTCAGCTGCAGAAGCATACAAGGTAGGCTTAGTGACTGAAGTCTTCCCAGATGCAACATTTCACCAAGAAGTACAGCAGAGATTACAGTCAATGGCCAAGCTGCCACTGAAGTCCCTTGTGTATTCAAAGGCATTAACTCGTGATATTCACAAGGAAGCCTTACATAAG GTGAATGTTGCCGAATGCCAGCGTGTAACAGAGCGGCTGGTAGCTATGAACATGCCTGACAAGGAAGGATATCAAGAATTTGTTATGAGTGATTGCGACGGGAAAGCTTAA
- the LOC113828344 gene encoding enoyl-CoA delta isomerase 3, peroxisomal isoform X1, whose product MTTLHRWHTLYRAPSVEVVAIAGHAAGTREKALCTRVPVARVLGSAHLLDKTPTFCTNTLVKYKYTNTGRVHHAQIAARLLPSYTWELKSKIMDKDNHTLLQHSTRWMSSAPPGVPTADSSRYEHLLVTLHEGVRTITFNRPEKKNALNEKMFDETVIALQEAADDPNTIITVTTGSGNVFTAGNDKSNFRTLTMAQIRDLLIRYMGAFVDFPKPLVAVVNGAAVGAGSSLLPLYDAVYATEKAVFFTPFSALGITAEGCSTYTFPKIMGPGQTTEMLLFNKRFSAAEAYKVGLVTEVFPDATFHQEVQQRLQSMAKLPLKSLVYSKALTRDIHKEALHKVNVAECQRVTERLVAMNMPDKEGYQEFVMSDCDGKA is encoded by the exons ATGACTACACTACATCGGTGGCACACGTTATATAG AGCTCCAAGCGTGGAGGTCGTGGCTATCGCTGGACATGCT GCTGGGACTCGAGAGAAGGCCCTGTGCACACGAGTTCCTGTGGCCAGAGTCCTGGGAAGTGCACATCTATTGGACAAAACACCCACCTTCTGCACCAACACTCTtgtgaaatacaaatatacaaatacagg GAGGGTACACCATGCCCAAATTGCAGCAAGATTGCTGCCCTCATACACCTGGGAATTGAAGTCCAAGATTATGGATAAGGATAACCACACTCTTCTGCAGCACTCGACCAGGTGGATGTCCAGCGCCCCTCCTGGAGTCCCCACAGCAGACAGCTCTCGCTATGAACACCTCCTTGTCACACTCCATGAAGGTGTCAGGACTATCACCTTCAACAGGCCTGAGAAGAAGAATGCACTTAATGAGAAG ATGTTTGATGAAACTGTTATTGCCTTGCAAGAGGCTGCTGATGATCCCAATACCATTATCACAGTGACAACAGGTTCTGGAAATGTGTTCACGGCAGGGAACGATAAGAGTAACTTTCGAACTTTGACTATGGCTCAAATAAGGGACCTTCTCATCAG ATACATGGGAGCTTTTGTTGATTTTCCAAAACCTCTTGTGGCTGTGGTCAATGGAGCAGCTGTTGGTGCAGGCTCTAGCTTGCTGCCACTTTACGATGCTGTTTATGCCACAGAAAAG GCTGTCTTCTTCACACCCTTCTCGGCACTGGGCATCACTGCTGAAGGCTGCTCTACATATACCTTCCCGAAGATTATGGGTCCAGGACAAACTACAGAAATGTTGTTGTTTAACAAAAGG TTTTCAGCTGCAGAAGCATACAAGGTAGGCTTAGTGACTGAAGTCTTCCCAGATGCAACATTTCACCAAGAAGTACAGCAGAGATTACAGTCAATGGCCAAGCTGCCACTGAAGTCCCTTGTGTATTCAAAGGCATTAACTCGTGATATTCACAAGGAAGCCTTACATAAG GTGAATGTTGCCGAATGCCAGCGTGTAACAGAGCGGCTGGTAGCTATGAACATGCCTGACAAGGAAGGATATCAAGAATTTGTTATGAGTGATTGCGACGGGAAAGCTTAA
- the LOC113828344 gene encoding enoyl-CoA delta isomerase 2 isoform X3: MLLTRSSKRGGRGYRWTCCMRFYWRVHHAQIAARLLPSYTWELKSKIMDKDNHTLLQHSTRWMSSAPPGVPTADSSRYEHLLVTLHEGVRTITFNRPEKKNALNEKMFDETVIALQEAADDPNTIITVTTGSGNVFTAGNDKSNFRTLTMAQIRDLLIRYMGAFVDFPKPLVAVVNGAAVGAGSSLLPLYDAVYATEKAVFFTPFSALGITAEGCSTYTFPKIMGPGQTTEMLLFNKRFSAAEAYKVGLVTEVFPDATFHQEVQQRLQSMAKLPLKSLVYSKALTRDIHKEALHKVNVAECQRVTERLVAMNMPDKEGYQEFVMSDCDGKA; this comes from the exons atgctgTTGACAAGG AGCTCCAAGCGTGGAGGTCGTGGCTATCGCTGGACATGCTGTATGAGATTTTATtg GAGGGTACACCATGCCCAAATTGCAGCAAGATTGCTGCCCTCATACACCTGGGAATTGAAGTCCAAGATTATGGATAAGGATAACCACACTCTTCTGCAGCACTCGACCAGGTGGATGTCCAGCGCCCCTCCTGGAGTCCCCACAGCAGACAGCTCTCGCTATGAACACCTCCTTGTCACACTCCATGAAGGTGTCAGGACTATCACCTTCAACAGGCCTGAGAAGAAGAATGCACTTAATGAGAAG ATGTTTGATGAAACTGTTATTGCCTTGCAAGAGGCTGCTGATGATCCCAATACCATTATCACAGTGACAACAGGTTCTGGAAATGTGTTCACGGCAGGGAACGATAAGAGTAACTTTCGAACTTTGACTATGGCTCAAATAAGGGACCTTCTCATCAG ATACATGGGAGCTTTTGTTGATTTTCCAAAACCTCTTGTGGCTGTGGTCAATGGAGCAGCTGTTGGTGCAGGCTCTAGCTTGCTGCCACTTTACGATGCTGTTTATGCCACAGAAAAG GCTGTCTTCTTCACACCCTTCTCGGCACTGGGCATCACTGCTGAAGGCTGCTCTACATATACCTTCCCGAAGATTATGGGTCCAGGACAAACTACAGAAATGTTGTTGTTTAACAAAAGG TTTTCAGCTGCAGAAGCATACAAGGTAGGCTTAGTGACTGAAGTCTTCCCAGATGCAACATTTCACCAAGAAGTACAGCAGAGATTACAGTCAATGGCCAAGCTGCCACTGAAGTCCCTTGTGTATTCAAAGGCATTAACTCGTGATATTCACAAGGAAGCCTTACATAAG GTGAATGTTGCCGAATGCCAGCGTGTAACAGAGCGGCTGGTAGCTATGAACATGCCTGACAAGGAAGGATATCAAGAATTTGTTATGAGTGATTGCGACGGGAAAGCTTAA
- the LOC113828344 gene encoding enoyl-CoA delta isomerase 2 isoform X4, producing MLRVHHAQIAARLLPSYTWELKSKIMDKDNHTLLQHSTRWMSSAPPGVPTADSSRYEHLLVTLHEGVRTITFNRPEKKNALNEKMFDETVIALQEAADDPNTIITVTTGSGNVFTAGNDKSNFRTLTMAQIRDLLIRYMGAFVDFPKPLVAVVNGAAVGAGSSLLPLYDAVYATEKAVFFTPFSALGITAEGCSTYTFPKIMGPGQTTEMLLFNKRFSAAEAYKVGLVTEVFPDATFHQEVQQRLQSMAKLPLKSLVYSKALTRDIHKEALHKVNVAECQRVTERLVAMNMPDKEGYQEFVMSDCDGKA from the exons ATGCT GAGGGTACACCATGCCCAAATTGCAGCAAGATTGCTGCCCTCATACACCTGGGAATTGAAGTCCAAGATTATGGATAAGGATAACCACACTCTTCTGCAGCACTCGACCAGGTGGATGTCCAGCGCCCCTCCTGGAGTCCCCACAGCAGACAGCTCTCGCTATGAACACCTCCTTGTCACACTCCATGAAGGTGTCAGGACTATCACCTTCAACAGGCCTGAGAAGAAGAATGCACTTAATGAGAAG ATGTTTGATGAAACTGTTATTGCCTTGCAAGAGGCTGCTGATGATCCCAATACCATTATCACAGTGACAACAGGTTCTGGAAATGTGTTCACGGCAGGGAACGATAAGAGTAACTTTCGAACTTTGACTATGGCTCAAATAAGGGACCTTCTCATCAG ATACATGGGAGCTTTTGTTGATTTTCCAAAACCTCTTGTGGCTGTGGTCAATGGAGCAGCTGTTGGTGCAGGCTCTAGCTTGCTGCCACTTTACGATGCTGTTTATGCCACAGAAAAG GCTGTCTTCTTCACACCCTTCTCGGCACTGGGCATCACTGCTGAAGGCTGCTCTACATATACCTTCCCGAAGATTATGGGTCCAGGACAAACTACAGAAATGTTGTTGTTTAACAAAAGG TTTTCAGCTGCAGAAGCATACAAGGTAGGCTTAGTGACTGAAGTCTTCCCAGATGCAACATTTCACCAAGAAGTACAGCAGAGATTACAGTCAATGGCCAAGCTGCCACTGAAGTCCCTTGTGTATTCAAAGGCATTAACTCGTGATATTCACAAGGAAGCCTTACATAAG GTGAATGTTGCCGAATGCCAGCGTGTAACAGAGCGGCTGGTAGCTATGAACATGCCTGACAAGGAAGGATATCAAGAATTTGTTATGAGTGATTGCGACGGGAAAGCTTAA